One genomic region from Rosa rugosa chromosome 1, drRosRugo1.1, whole genome shotgun sequence encodes:
- the LOC133724769 gene encoding E3 ubiquitin-protein ligase RMA1H1-like, which yields MDDGCHVNKGERVVLDLSHTKTPREREAGSVRGEQSDNKVMAPHGFIISMKFNNKSILPRRDMFCLSIYIATPLPLSYHPLHSPFFILLKPLVLCVPPLKLQGSYYAFTNKTHFSTLADLSNSRIHLPQSVKMATEQYFGDAVVRSNSIGDDKCSFGKWNPVSEVSESENKSCGNFDCSICLDSVHDPVVTLCGHLYCWPCIYKWIQFQTPSSESQENQKQPQCPVCKTEVSESSLVPLYGRGQTTKLTKPSKGKAPNLGIVIPKRPLAPCGVDTPRTPSTSPYGTQQLHHRINPYQSQQNSPQGGSYAAALPMHGPGDTATQVLNPMVGLFGEMVYDRVFGNSITNVYTYPNSYNLAGSASPRVRRHVLQADKSLNRMCSFLFCCFMLCLILF from the exons atggatGATGGGTGCCACGTAAACAAGGGAGAGAGGGTGGTGTTGGACTTATCGCATACCAAGACTCCAAGGGAGAGAGAAGCCGGAAGCGTGCGTGGAGAGCAAAGTGATAACAAAGTGATGGCTCCTCATGGATTTatcatttctatgaaatttaATAACAAATCTATTCTCCCGAGACGTGATATGTTTTgtctctctatatatattgcTACCCCGTTGCCTCTTTCCTATCATCCTCTCCATTCTCCGTTCTTCATTCTTCTCAAGCCTCTCGTTCTCTGTGTTCCGCCGTTGAAGCTTCAAGGCTCTTATTACGCCTTCACAAACAAAACCCACTTCTCTACTCTTGCTG ATTTAAGCAACTCAAGAATACATCTACCCCAATCCGTTAAGATGGCAACAGAGCAATACTTTGGAGATGCTGTGGTCCGGTCTAACTCCATTGGAGATGATAAATGTTCATTTGGAAAATGGAATCCTGTTTCCGAGGTCTCAGAGTCTGAAAACAAGTCCTGTGGTAACTTCGACTGCAGCATATGCTTAGACTCTGTGCACGATCCGGTGGTGACCCTCTGTGGCCATCTATACTGCTGGCCATGCATATATAAGTGGATTCAGTTCCAGACTCCGTCTTCTGAAAGCCAAGAGAACCAAAAACAGCCACAGTGCCCTGTTTGCAAAACTGAAGTCTCCGAATCCTCTCTAGTCCCACTCTATGGTCGTGGTCAAACAACAAAGCTCACGAAGCCATCTAAAGGCAAGGCTCCCAATCTTGGTATAGTCATTCCAAAAAGACCTCTCGCTCCTTGCGGGGTTGACACACCACGAACCCCAAGTACCAGCCCTTACGGTACTCAGCAACTCCATCACCGGATTAATCCTTATCAATCCCAACAGAACAGCCCTCAAGGAGGTAGTTATGCAGCTGCTTTACCGATGCATGGTCCTGGTGATACAGCAACACAAGTCTTAAATCCGATGGTCGGCTTGTTTGGTGAAATGGTGTATGATAGGGTGTTTGGTAACTCGATAACAAATGTCTACACATACCCTAATTCGTATAATCTTGCTGGCAGCGCTAGTCCTAGGGTGAGAAGACATGTATTGCAGGCTGATAAGTCGCTCAACAGAATGTgttcttttctgttttgttgCTTTATGTTGTGCCTAATTTTGTTTTGA